One window of Papaver somniferum cultivar HN1 chromosome 9, ASM357369v1, whole genome shotgun sequence genomic DNA carries:
- the LOC113312574 gene encoding uncharacterized protein LOC113312574, translating into MQGHQFSASLRALPLGGCDIVLGADWLRKLGDVTFNFSLLSIYFVHQGTPITLQGTSSKPSLSLLSASSLKKFLKKPKGLPPSRSLDHKIPLKTGSNPTSQRPYKCPYVHKSVVESLVPEMLSSSVIQPSHSPFAAPILLVKKKDETWRFCIDYRKLNDITAKDKFPIPLIEEFPDGLNVSMVCTKIDLRSGYYQIRVYVPDIHKTAFRTHHGHYEFRVMPFGLTNSPATFQALMNEVFHPYLRKFVLNSKPIAFLSKPLGPKALALSTYEKEFLSIVMAVQKWKYYLCSQQFIIYTDHQSLKYLMDQKLSTALQQKWLVKLMGFDYVIEYKKGLENQAIDALSRFPSASCSSLSLSQPQALSDSKGDSILAQGDNSLPGGLLQPLPIPDTAWQHISLDFIEGLPMSFKKNVILVVVDRLKKYSHFIPFGHPFTAMTVAREFLYHVFKLHGFPSSIVSDRDKIFINQFWQALFKSLGTTLKLSSTYHSQTDGKTERTNACVEQYLRCMTSSHPKQWLQWLALAEWWFNTNYHSNLKMSPFQALYGYAPPHMERDIMLQLLKEELSRAQSRMKFFADKKRSDRNFEVGDLVFLKLQPYRQTSVAVRKNFKLSAKYFGPFAVIQKIGVVAYKLKLLVGSRIHPVFHVSQLKKNIGLQAVLSPQLPLVDHAGQFVIELIAVLDTRTTVRGTTQIPQVLVQWCNSDPADSTWEDVSHIQAQFSDFILEDKDL; encoded by the exons ATGCAAGGACATCAATTCTCTGCAAGTTTACGAGCTCTTCCTCTAGGTGGTTGCGATATTGTTTTGGGAGCTGACTGGTTGCGCAAACTTGGTGATGTTACTTTTAACTTCAGTCTGTTGAGTATTTATTTTGTACATCAAGGCACACCAATCACCCTTCAAGGTACTTCTTCTAAACCTTCTCTGAGCCTCCTCAGTGCttcttctcttaagaagtttttaAAGA AACCTAAAGGACTTCCTCCTTCTAGGTCACTTGACCATAAAATTCCACTCAAAACTGGTTCTAACCCAACTTCTCAAAGGCCATACAAGTGCCCTTATGTTCATAAGTCTGTAGTAGAATCCTTAGTCCCTGAAATGCTTTCCTCTAGTGTGATACAACCAAGTCATAGCCCATTTGCTGCTCCTATTCTCCTTgttaagaagaaggatgaaacttGGCGTTTTTGTATCGATTATCGTAAACTCAATGACATCACTGCCAAAGACAAGTTTCCTATTCCACTTATAGAAGAATTTCCAGACGGGTTGAATGTTTCTATGGTGTGCACCAAAATTGATCTTCGTTCTGGTTACTACCAAATACGGGTTTATGTACCAGACATTCACAAGACTGCTTTTCGCACCCATCATGGCCATTACGAGTTCAGAGTCATGCCATTCGGGCTTACTAattcccctgcaacttttcaagcCCTCATGAATGAGGTGTTTCATCCATATCTCCGTAAGTtcgtcctg AATAGTAAACCAATTGCCTTTCTAAGTAAACCATTGGGTCCTAAGGCATTGGCATTGTCTACTTATGAAAAGGAGTTTTTGTCCATTGTCATGGCTGTTCAAAAATGGAAGTACTATTTATGTAGTCAACAGTTCATCATCTATACTGATCATCAAAGTTTGAAGTATCTTATGGATCAGAAGTTGTCCACAGCCCTGCAGCAAAAATGGCTAGTCAAATTAATGGGTTTTGACTATGTAATTGAGTACAAAAAGGGATTAGAAAATCAGGCTATTGATGCATTGTCCAGATTTCCTTCTGCTTCATGTTCTTCCTTATCCTTATCTCAGCCTCA GGCATTATCAGATTCAAAAGGAGACTCTATATTGGCTCAG GGGGACAACTCACTTCCAGGGGGTCTCCTCCAACCACTTCCCATACCTGATACTGCTTGGCAACACATATCATTAGATTTTATAGAAGGCCTTCCAATGTCCTTTAAAAAGAATGTCATTCTAGTGGTTGTAGACAGATTAAAAAAATATAGTCACTTCATACCTTTTGGTCATCCATTCACTGCCATGACAGTTGCTAGGGAGTTTCTTTATCATGTGTTTAAACTTCATGGGTTTCCCAGTTCAATTGTGAGCGACAGAGATAAGATTTTCATTAACCAATTCTGGCAAGCTCTTTTCAAATCATTGGGCACCACTCTGAAGCTCAGTTCTACCTACCATTCTCAAACTGATGGGAAAACTGAAAGAACAAATGCATGTGTTGAGCAGTACttgaggtgcatgacaagttctcACCCAAAACAGTGGCTGCAATGGTTAGCTTTAGCTGAGTGGTGGTTTAACACTAACTACCACTCCAACCTAAAAATGTCTCCCTTTCAGGCATTATATGGATATGCTCCCCCACATATG GAAAGAGACATTATGTTACAATTGTTGAAGGAAGAACTGTCCAGGGCACAAAGTAGAATGAAATTTTTTGCAGATAAAAAGAGGTCTGACAGAAACTTTGAAGTGGGTGACTTAGTTTTCTTGAAGCTACAACCTTATAGACAAACATCAGTTGCTGTGAGAAAGAATTTCAAGCTCTCAGCCAAATACTTTGGGCCTTTTGCAGTCATACAAAAAATTGGAGTTGTTGCTTATAAACTCAAGCTTCTCGTGGGGTCTAGAATCCATCCAGTATTTCATGTCTCTCAACTGAAGAAGAATATTGGATTGCAAGCTGTTCTCTCACCTCAACTTCCACTAGTGGACCATGCAGGTCAGTTTGTAATTGAACTTATTGCTGTTTTGGACACTAGAACTACTGTCAGAGGCACAACTCAAATTCCACAAGTCTTGGTACAATGGTGCAACTCAGACCCTGCAGACTCAACATGGGAGGATGTTTCTCACATACAAGCTCAGTTTTCAgacttcatccttgaggacaaggatctctAA